A region of Ornithorhynchus anatinus isolate Pmale09 chromosome 5, mOrnAna1.pri.v4, whole genome shotgun sequence DNA encodes the following proteins:
- the PLAUR gene encoding urokinase plasminogen activator surface receptor isoform X1 yields MRTLTICPPPPLLLLLLAGLRTPASGLRCYRCEGDGTCSVEECPKARQSCRTTSLWDEDVSSSVMVKKEEKSCAWAGKPNSSLTYLTGQTRITLLENHCTTDLCNKRQDRVGSTPARGGLECVTCGSSDLSCERNMHRTMRCSPQDQCVDLTSYSVPDESAPDERHIRGCGQLSDCSGPLGFHNNHTFTLLRCCNSSLCNGGPVTHHSLLPPNGVKCRSCWGNSTHGCSHREESTISCQGPMDHCLEATGMHELWGPQAMVKGCATAGWCKSPYLSVYGGLDQVEVRCCSDGLCQHQSTPRSGTTPHPHLALSSFLALLVPLALAPSL; encoded by the exons ATGAGGACGCTGACCAtctgcccgccgccgccgctgctgctgctgctgctagcgGGACTCCGGACCCCGG CCTCGGGCTTGCGGTGTTACCGGTGTGAGGGGGACGGGACCTGCAGCGTGGAGGAATGTCCCAAGGCCAGGCAGAGCTGCCGGACCACCAGCCTCTGGGATGAGGACG TTTCCAGCAGCGTGAtggtgaagaaggaggagaagagctgTGCCTGGGCCGGGAAGCCCAACTCCTCCTTGACCTACCTGACGGGCCAGACGCGCATCACTCTCCTGGAGAACCACTGCACCACCGACCTCTGCAACAAACGCCAAGACC GTGTGGGGTCCACGCCTGCCCGAGGTGGGCTGGAGTGTGTCACCTGCGGGTCCTCGGACCTCTCCTGCGAGCGGAACATGCACCGCACCATGCGTTGCTCCCCCCAGGACCAGTGCGTGGATCTCACCTCCTACAGCGTCCCCGACG AGAGCGCCCCGGACGAGAGGCACATCCGCGGCTGCGGCCAGCTGTCCGACTGCAGCGGCCCTCTGGGCTTCCACAACAACCATACCTTCACCCTGCTGCGCTGCTGTAACTCCAGCCTCTGCAACGGCGGGCCGG TCACTCACCACTCCCTGCTGCCCCCGAATGGGGTGAAGTGCCGCAGCTGCTGGGGCAACAGCACCCACGGCTGCTCCCACCGGGAAGAGTCCACCATCTCCTGCCAGGGCCCCATGGACCACTGCTTGGAGGCCACTGGGATGCACG aGCTGTGGGGTCCTCAGGCTATGGTGAAGGGCTGCGCGACCGCGGGCTGGTGCAAGAGCCCCTACCTGTCGGTGTACGGCGGATTGGACCAGGTGGAAGTCCGCTGTTGCTCCGACGGCCTCTGCCAACATCAGTCCACCCCCCGCTCCGggaccaccccccatccccacctcgccctctcctccttcctcgcccTTCTGGTACCTTTGGCTCTGGCCCCCTCTCTTTAG
- the PLAUR gene encoding urokinase plasminogen activator surface receptor isoform X2 translates to MVKKEEKSCAWAGKPNSSLTYLTGQTRITLLENHCTTDLCNKRQDRVGSTPARGGLECVTCGSSDLSCERNMHRTMRCSPQDQCVDLTSYSVPDESAPDERHIRGCGQLSDCSGPLGFHNNHTFTLLRCCNSSLCNGGPVTHHSLLPPNGVKCRSCWGNSTHGCSHREESTISCQGPMDHCLEATGMHELWGPQAMVKGCATAGWCKSPYLSVYGGLDQVEVRCCSDGLCQHQSTPRSGTTPHPHLALSSFLALLVPLALAPSL, encoded by the exons AtggtgaagaaggaggagaagagctgTGCCTGGGCCGGGAAGCCCAACTCCTCCTTGACCTACCTGACGGGCCAGACGCGCATCACTCTCCTGGAGAACCACTGCACCACCGACCTCTGCAACAAACGCCAAGACC GTGTGGGGTCCACGCCTGCCCGAGGTGGGCTGGAGTGTGTCACCTGCGGGTCCTCGGACCTCTCCTGCGAGCGGAACATGCACCGCACCATGCGTTGCTCCCCCCAGGACCAGTGCGTGGATCTCACCTCCTACAGCGTCCCCGACG AGAGCGCCCCGGACGAGAGGCACATCCGCGGCTGCGGCCAGCTGTCCGACTGCAGCGGCCCTCTGGGCTTCCACAACAACCATACCTTCACCCTGCTGCGCTGCTGTAACTCCAGCCTCTGCAACGGCGGGCCGG TCACTCACCACTCCCTGCTGCCCCCGAATGGGGTGAAGTGCCGCAGCTGCTGGGGCAACAGCACCCACGGCTGCTCCCACCGGGAAGAGTCCACCATCTCCTGCCAGGGCCCCATGGACCACTGCTTGGAGGCCACTGGGATGCACG aGCTGTGGGGTCCTCAGGCTATGGTGAAGGGCTGCGCGACCGCGGGCTGGTGCAAGAGCCCCTACCTGTCGGTGTACGGCGGATTGGACCAGGTGGAAGTCCGCTGTTGCTCCGACGGCCTCTGCCAACATCAGTCCACCCCCCGCTCCGggaccaccccccatccccacctcgccctctcctccttcctcgcccTTCTGGTACCTTTGGCTCTGGCCCCCTCTCTTTAG